A region of Streptomyces liliifuscus DNA encodes the following proteins:
- a CDS encoding endonuclease/exonuclease/phosphatase family protein encodes MLINAAICNFENNGGGDRDLWQRMHDRLASLDLHLLLRQEMWGAHDNGNALADAAEAVLGMVGSIGRECCTAIYHEPKLFIPVSEYPNTGPVWALPPTVCSFQLAGTAPDATPLIVGSYHLNYCSTTTRLAEAEWLTKWNDKWVKDGDRYVHYPALLGGDNNSYPAVGTPGDPALPVLEEIRDEPHQAHRSYLGPDGVRRMDDRPDDTLRTAGLQDVARHLVAATGDTSAVAPTVDACDTHGPDARIDRIYASQQLLPAVREVEVVDMKGLSDHHTVVVRLDRDTLTEILNHPLIRAA; translated from the coding sequence GTGCTCATCAACGCGGCGATCTGCAATTTCGAGAACAACGGCGGCGGCGACCGCGACCTGTGGCAGCGCATGCACGACCGCCTGGCCTCGCTCGACCTGCACCTGCTCCTGCGGCAGGAGATGTGGGGCGCCCACGACAACGGCAACGCGCTCGCGGACGCGGCCGAAGCCGTGCTGGGTATGGTCGGTTCCATCGGCCGCGAGTGCTGCACCGCCATCTACCACGAACCGAAACTCTTCATCCCGGTCAGCGAGTACCCGAATACCGGTCCCGTGTGGGCGCTCCCGCCGACCGTGTGCAGCTTCCAGCTCGCCGGAACGGCCCCCGACGCCACCCCGCTGATCGTCGGCTCCTACCACCTCAACTACTGCTCCACCACGACGCGCCTGGCGGAGGCCGAGTGGCTGACCAAGTGGAATGACAAGTGGGTGAAGGACGGCGACCGGTACGTCCACTACCCTGCGCTGCTCGGCGGCGACAACAACAGCTACCCCGCCGTCGGCACTCCGGGAGACCCCGCCCTGCCCGTCCTGGAGGAGATCCGCGACGAACCCCACCAGGCGCACCGTTCCTACCTCGGGCCGGACGGCGTGCGCCGGATGGACGACCGCCCGGACGACACCCTGCGCACCGCCGGCCTCCAGGACGTCGCCCGGCACCTCGTCGCGGCCACGGGTGACACCAGCGCGGTCGCGCCCACGGTCGACGCCTGCGACACCCACGGCCCGGACGCGCGCATCGACCGGATCTACGCCAGCCAGCAGCTCTTGCCCGCCGTCCGCGAGGTCGAGGTCGTCGACATGAAGGGCCTGTCCGACCACCACACGGTCGTGGTGCGCCTGGACCGGGACACCCTCACCGAAATCCTCAACCACCCGCTCATCCGGGCGGCGTGA